The Desulfuromonadales bacterium genome segment GCAAGCACCTGGAACTGACGCCCGGCCTGTTTCAATAAAGCGGTTTCTCTCTGTCTCTCCGCGCGTCATAGCCGCTGAATTGGGTGCTGAAATTTCAATACATCCCTGAGCCCCCGGGAGATTCTCGCCGCCGACCCCGAAAGGAGAGCCTCTGATGGCCGATTTGACCACCACCTACATGGGTCTCACCCTGCGCAACCCCATCGTCGTCTCCAGCAGCGGCCTGACCGGTACCCTCAAGGGGGTGGTCAAATTCGCCGAGGCCGGCGCCGGCGCCATCGTCCTCAAGTCGCTCTTCGAGGAGCAGATCGCCGCCGAAGCCGGCGCCCTGGGCCGCTTTGCCGACGCGGCCGCGCCCGGCGAGGGGGCCGACTATCTCCAGAGCTACGGCATGGCGCTCGGACCGCGTGACTATCTCAAGCTGGTCCGGGAGGCGAAGCAGGCGGTCGCAGTGCCGATCATCGCCAGCCTCAATTGCATCTCGCACGAGCACTGGACCGACTACGCCGTCCAACTGGCGGGGGCCGGCGCCGACGCCCTCGAGCTCAACATCGCCCTGATGCCGACCCATGCCCACCTGGAGGGGACCAACGTCGAGGAGCACTACTACCGCATCCTGCAGGAGGTCAAGGCACGCGTCGCTCTTCCGGTGGCGCTGAAGGTCGGCCCATTCTTCTCGGCCTTCGCCCACTTTTCCGACCGGCTCAGCCACGACCGGGCCGAGGCTCCGGCTTTCACCGTCGGCTGGTTCGGGCCGAGCACCACGCCGGGCAAAACCGTCTGGCGGGGGGCCGACGCGCTGGTGCTGTTCAACCGCTTCTTCCCCTTTGACATCGACATCGACAGGCTGCAGCCGGCCACCGGAAGTCCCTACAGCACCCCGGCGGAGATCCACACCTCCTTGCGCTGGATCTCGATCCTTGCGGGCCGGGTCGGCTGCGACCTCGCCGCCGCCACCGGCATCCATGACGGGCGGGATGCTGTCAAGCAACTGCTGGCCGGCGCCACCGTCGTGCAGATATGCTCGACCCTCTACCAGAACGGCCCCGGCCGGATCGGCCAGATGCTCGAGCAGATCGAGGGCTGGATGCAGGCGCACGGCTTTGTCACCCTGCCCGAGTTTCGCGGCCGGCTCAGCCAGCTGCGCAGCGAGCGGCCGGCGAGCCACGAGCGGCTGCAGTACGTCAGGTTGCTAGGCGGCGACTGAGGCCGCGCCGCCCCGCTGCTGCTTATTTCTAGCCCCTTCTTTTTTTGCCGTATCATCCCTGGCATACTGCCATGTCATAGTCCTCCCTTCCCGGTGATCAGGGCCGGGCAGGGGGCGGAATTGAGAAGGAGGGACGCATGTCGACAGATACGAGAAGGTACAGAATTGTTTTTCGCGGTGAACTTGCCTTAGGCATGAGCGAGGAGAAGGTCGCGGCGCAGCTCAGGGAGCGCCTCAAGTTCAGCGATGCCGCCCTGGCGCGGTTCTTTGCCGGCAAGCCCATTGTTCTCAAGAGCGACCTCGACGAAGAGACAGCCGAGCGCTATGCCAAAGCTTTCCGGAGCGCCGGCGCGCGCTGCGCCGTCGAACCGATGCCGTCGGGCGTTGCTGCTGTTGCGCTGGCGCAGCGGCCCGATCCGTCCGCCCCAGCCATGATCTGTCCCAAGTGCGGGCAGAGTCAGCCGGATGCCGAGACCTGCATCGGCTGCGGCGTAGTGATCGCCAAGTTCCGCCAGCGCCAGGACGAGTCCTTTGCCTTCGAATC includes the following:
- a CDS encoding dihydroorotate dehydrogenase-like protein; this translates as MADLTTTYMGLTLRNPIVVSSSGLTGTLKGVVKFAEAGAGAIVLKSLFEEQIAAEAGALGRFADAAAPGEGADYLQSYGMALGPRDYLKLVREAKQAVAVPIIASLNCISHEHWTDYAVQLAGAGADALELNIALMPTHAHLEGTNVEEHYYRILQEVKARVALPVALKVGPFFSAFAHFSDRLSHDRAEAPAFTVGWFGPSTTPGKTVWRGADALVLFNRFFPFDIDIDRLQPATGSPYSTPAEIHTSLRWISILAGRVGCDLAAATGIHDGRDAVKQLLAGATVVQICSTLYQNGPGRIGQMLEQIEGWMQAHGFVTLPEFRGRLSQLRSERPASHERLQYVRLLGGD